A genomic segment from Lutzomyia longipalpis isolate SR_M1_2022 chromosome 3, ASM2433408v1 encodes:
- the LOC129794146 gene encoding dehydrogenase/reductase SDR family member 4-like isoform X1, with product MSHNCKRFVGKVAVLTGSTDGIGLAIARRLGQEGAKVVVSSRNIENVNRAVEELRKENIEVIGVKCHVSNKEERANLLQEAINNFGGIDLIVAAVGVNPFIGYITECPESAFDKIFQVNVKDSFLIAKEVIPHMKKRGGGSILFLSSIAVYKDTPLIGAYSSSKTAILGLTKAFSRAVVADNIRVNCLAAGITDTKFIARPMKVSEFYSAVKYDTPMKRIAQPDEMAGPAAFLLSDDASFITGEIVIAAGGTQSRL from the exons ATGTCGCATAATTGTAAAAGATTTGTGGGAAAAGTGGCTGTTTTAACAGGATCCACAGATGG CATTGGACTAGCCATTGCCAGAAGATTAGGACAGGAAGGAGCAAAAGTAGTTGTGAGTTCCCgaaacattgaaaatgtgAACAGAGCTGTTGAAGAACTTCGTAAAGAGAATATTGAAGTTATCGGAGTGAAATGCCATGTATCCAATAAAGAAGAACGAGCAAATTTATTACAAGAAGCAATTAATAATTTCGGAGGAATCGACCTAATAGTAGCTGCAGTTGGTGTTAATCCTTTTATTGGATACATAACAGAATGCCCTGAAAGTGCTTTCGATAAGATATTTCAAGTTAATgtaaaggattcttttctcATTGCCAAAGAAGTTATTCCTCATATGAAGAAACGCGGCGGAGGAAGTATTCTTTTTCTATCTTCGATTGCCGTTTACAAGGATACCCCA cTTATTGGCGCATATTCATCTTCAAAAACGGCTATTTTGGGACTCACTAAAGCATTTTCCAGAGCTGTCGTTGCGGACAACATTCGCGTTAATTGCCTAGCTGCTGGAATAACTGATACAAAATTTATAGCTAGG CCAATGAAGGTCTCGGAATTCTATTCTGCGGTTAAATATGACACACCAATGAAGAGAATAGCACAACCGGATGAAATGGCAGGACCAGCCGCCTTTCTCCTCTCAGATGATGCTAGTTTCATTACAGGAGAAATTGTAATTGCAGCAGGAGGAACACAAAGTCGTTTATAG
- the LOC129794146 gene encoding dehydrogenase/reductase SDR family member 4-like isoform X2 produces MSHNCKRFVGKVAVLTGSTDGIGLAIARRLGQEGAKVVVSSRNIENVNRAVEELRKENIEVIGVKCHVSNKEERANLLQEAINNFGGIDLIVAAVGVNPFIGYITECPESAFDKIFQVNVKDSFLIAKEVIPHMKKRGGGSILFLSSIAVYKDTPLIGAYSSSKTAILGLTKAFSRAVVADNIRVNCLAAGITDTKFIAR; encoded by the exons ATGTCGCATAATTGTAAAAGATTTGTGGGAAAAGTGGCTGTTTTAACAGGATCCACAGATGG CATTGGACTAGCCATTGCCAGAAGATTAGGACAGGAAGGAGCAAAAGTAGTTGTGAGTTCCCgaaacattgaaaatgtgAACAGAGCTGTTGAAGAACTTCGTAAAGAGAATATTGAAGTTATCGGAGTGAAATGCCATGTATCCAATAAAGAAGAACGAGCAAATTTATTACAAGAAGCAATTAATAATTTCGGAGGAATCGACCTAATAGTAGCTGCAGTTGGTGTTAATCCTTTTATTGGATACATAACAGAATGCCCTGAAAGTGCTTTCGATAAGATATTTCAAGTTAATgtaaaggattcttttctcATTGCCAAAGAAGTTATTCCTCATATGAAGAAACGCGGCGGAGGAAGTATTCTTTTTCTATCTTCGATTGCCGTTTACAAGGATACCCCA cTTATTGGCGCATATTCATCTTCAAAAACGGCTATTTTGGGACTCACTAAAGCATTTTCCAGAGCTGTCGTTGCGGACAACATTCGCGTTAATTGCCTAGCTGCTGGAATAACTGATACAAAATTTATAGCTAGG TAA